One genomic window of Branchiostoma lanceolatum isolate klBraLanc5 chromosome 5, klBraLanc5.hap2, whole genome shotgun sequence includes the following:
- the LOC136435260 gene encoding neuralized-like protein 4 codes for MSESGRSYYAYGRTWRGHPGTRHDTSFTSGLVREVRLAKHSRYKCEYQRRCARFRDSLGLQEDVFFPERDMCYCPSCHEERRDIEIYQRGNPTKPYVLPLGWSRFTLKVPLPQVKLPRGGTVAAFDSWQMCFHGTLRDNVKPIVETGGLRRPGDDISGGTLSQRNGHYNEEWKPEGFDTLQVFVSPSIRYSSKDAYSSPYTWRDRTGQMYKVRSAFQARIRPGSYSIGPTTLHHVRRDERIDPIYKNNEIEWSTKHVDAIMLYGLLIKIEPCS; via the exons AGCTTTACCTCCGGACTAGTCCGTGAGGTCCGGCTGGCGAAACACAGCCGTTACAAGTGCGAGTACCAGCGGCGCTGTGCACGTTTTAGGGACTCACTCGGTCTTCAGG AGGATGTGTTCTTCCCTGAGAGGGACATGTGCTACTGTCCATCCTGCCATGAAGAACGGAGAGACATCGAGATCTACCAACGCGGGAACCCGACCAAACCTTACGTCCTGCCGCTGGGCTGGAGCAGATTTACTTTAAA GGTGCCCCTGCCACAGGTAAAACTGCCCCGCGGTGGGACAGTCGCCGCGTTTGACAGCTGGCAGATGTGTTTCCACGGTACCCTGAGGGACAACGTCAAACCTATTGTGGAGACGGGGGGACTGCGCCGACCGG GAGATGATATTTCCGGTGGAACCCTGAGCCAGAGGAACGGTCACTACAACGAGGAGTGGAAGCCAGAAGGGTTCGACACGCTGCAAGTCTTCGTGTCACCCAGCATCCGCTACTCCTCCAAGGACGCCTACTCCTCTCCATATAC CTGGCGAGACAGAACCGGCCAGATGTACAAGGTGCGGTCGGCGTTCCAGGCCCGTATCCGCCCGGGAAGCTACAGTATCGGCCCGACTACGCTGCACCATGTCCGCCGTGATGAGAGGATCGACCCCATCTACAAGAACAATGAGATCGAGTGGTCCACCAAACACGTGGACGCCATCATGCTGTATGGTCTGCTCATCAAGATAGAACCATGCTCTTAA